From one Magnolia sinica isolate HGM2019 chromosome 18, MsV1, whole genome shotgun sequence genomic stretch:
- the LOC131233698 gene encoding uncharacterized protein LOC131233698 yields the protein MMMDSENGVASENENGVPEKATLVDGSSLNIGKENENVDNGIDSIQVNGVPEDSSNVDGVDSISAGADDVASSATVSDSKSSNVLKKPVAEWVDRSKNDKKMPKSEAVRKGPTMIPRNQRPILSQSLSFPSRGFLRAV from the exons ATGATGATGGATTCTGAAAATGGAGTTGCTTCAGAGAATGAAAATGGTGTTCCAGAGAAAGCCACTTTGGTAGATGGTTCAAGCCTGAATATTGGAAAAGAGAATGAGAATGTTGACAACGGCATAGACTCCATTCAAGTGAATGGTGTTCCGGAAGATTCATCAAATGTCGACGGTGTTGATTCTATCTCTGCTGGAGCAGACGATGTTGCCTCCTCTGCGACTGTTTCTGATAGTAAAAGTTCGAATGTTTTGAAG AAACCTGTAGCCGAATGGGTCGATCGTTCAAAGAATGATAAAAAGATGCCAAAGAGTGAAGCAGTTCGGAAAGGTCCAACAATGATTCCTCGGAACCAGAGACCGATCCTTTCTCAGAGTCTTTCCTTCCCATCAAGAGGATTCTTACGAGCGGTTTGA